A window of Candidatus Methylomirabilota bacterium contains these coding sequences:
- a CDS encoding agmatinase, whose amino-acid sequence MHSPSVTFAGLPGAAVARPGQIAVLGVDHATPYDAGKPSHSAGAPAALRAALSGYNRLPDHYDFDIGGLRPDTAVDCGDVPGDPADPPGNRDAITRAVRALLDAGAIPVVLGGDDSVPIPMFRAFEHRGPLTVVQIDAHLDWRDEVRGERYGWSSPMRRASEMPWIRGMVQVGLRGVGSARAAEVADARAWGSRLVPAADVHRHGIARALDLVEADANCLVTLDCDGMDPSVFPAVAAPVPGGLLYWQVLELLTGLAAKCRIAGFDLVEYMPARDPTGMAALTGARLVCNAIAAIAASQTRR is encoded by the coding sequence ATGCATAGCCCATCCGTCACGTTCGCCGGTCTGCCGGGCGCGGCAGTCGCGCGGCCCGGCCAGATCGCCGTGCTCGGCGTCGACCACGCCACGCCGTACGACGCGGGCAAGCCGAGTCACTCCGCCGGCGCGCCCGCGGCCCTCCGCGCCGCCCTCTCCGGATACAACCGCCTCCCCGACCACTACGACTTCGACATCGGCGGCCTGCGGCCCGACACCGCCGTCGATTGTGGCGACGTGCCCGGCGATCCCGCGGATCCGCCGGGCAACCGCGACGCGATCACGCGAGCGGTTCGCGCGCTGCTCGACGCGGGCGCCATCCCGGTCGTGCTCGGCGGCGACGACTCGGTGCCGATCCCGATGTTCCGCGCCTTCGAGCATCGCGGACCGTTGACCGTCGTGCAGATCGACGCCCATCTCGACTGGCGCGACGAGGTCCGCGGCGAGCGATACGGCTGGAGCAGCCCGATGCGCCGCGCCTCCGAGATGCCGTGGATCCGCGGCATGGTCCAGGTCGGCCTGCGCGGGGTCGGCAGTGCCCGCGCGGCGGAGGTCGCGGACGCTCGCGCGTGGGGATCGCGTCTCGTTCCGGCGGCGGACGTGCACCGACACGGCATCGCGCGCGCCCTCGATCTGGTGGAGGCAGACGCCAACTGCCTGGTGACGCTCGACTGTGACGGCATGGACCCGTCGGTCTTCCCGGCGGTGGCCGCGCCGGTGCCGGGCGGGCTGCTCTACTGGCAGGTGCTCGAGCTGCTCACCGGCCTCGCCGCGAAGTGTCGCATCGCGGGATTCGATCTCGTGGAGTACATGCCGGCGCGGGACCCCACCGGCATGGCGGCGCTGACCGGGGCGCGCCTCGTGTGCAACGCGATCGCGGCGATCGCGGCGTCGCAGACGCGACGGTAG